One region of Juglans microcarpa x Juglans regia isolate MS1-56 chromosome 7S, Jm3101_v1.0, whole genome shotgun sequence genomic DNA includes:
- the LOC121240792 gene encoding NAC transcription factor 32-like: METCSNFQFPPGFRFHPSDEELLVHYLQNKVNSRPLPASVIAEIDLYKYNPWELPNKAMYGEDEWYFFSPRDRKYPNGERPNRAAASGYWKATGTDKPILSCCGSKRILGVKKALVFYTGPPPNRFKTDWIMNEYRLHHQSKLSRSKGSMRLDDWVLCRIRKKGNMVKNTCEDQGSCRMGFPKIEELQPTFRNYNADIIMDSPYKNPALLPIQTNSGSPLTLQQARAQHDKDGHKAKDEDNLDKVKRKATDEKNYKKKS; encoded by the exons ATGGAAACCTGTTCAAATTTCCAATTCCCTCCTGGTTTCAGGTTCCACCCTTCTGACGAAGAGCTCCTTGTTCATTACTTGCAAAACAAAGTGAATTCACGTCCACTTCCGGCCTCTGTAATAGCTGAAATTGATCTCTACAAGTATAATCCATGGGAGTTACCCA ACAAAGCCATGTATGGAGAAGATGAGTGGTACTTCTTTAGCCCGAGGGATCGGAAGTACCCGAACGGTGAGAGGCCGAATAGGGCGGCAGCTTCCGGTTACTGGAAGGCTACCGGAACAGACAAGCCGATTCTAAGCTGTTGTGGATCAAAGCGCATACTAGGGGTGAAGAAAGCTCTAGTCTTTTACACTGGTCCGCCTCCAAACAGGTTTAAGACAGACTGGATCATGAATGAATATAGACTTCACCACCAGAGTAAACTTTCAAGGTCTAAAGGGTCAATGAGA TTGGATGACTGGGTACTGTGCCGGATCAGAAAGAAAGGCAACATGGTAAAGAACACGTGTGAAGATCAAGGCAGTTGTAGAATGGGCTTTCCAAAGATTGAGGAGTTGCAGCCTACATTCAGAAACTATAATGCTGACATTATCATGGATTCCCCATACAAAAATCCAGCTCTGCTTCCCATACAGACCAATTCTGGT AGTCCACTCACACTACAACAAGCCAGAGCCCAACATGACAAAGATGGACACAAGGCCAAGGATGAGGATAATCTCGATAAGGTTAAACGCAAGGCTACGGATGAGAAAAATTACAAGAAGAAGAGTTGA